From Gossypium raimondii isolate GPD5lz chromosome 11, ASM2569854v1, whole genome shotgun sequence:
CCATTTCTTGATGAAAGCCCGCTCATAGGTTTGTCCTGATGCCACAATCACTGGATCAGTCATTAGCTCTAGGGAAAGGGGGCAGCAGAAATCAGCAGGTATGGGAACCGGGCTACAAGTCTGCGAATGTTTTATTAGGACAAGCCGTTCATGCATGCGAGTTACAAGACCAATGATTTGATCAACAAACTCAGCTTCAGCAGTTTTTTCAGCTTGTTCAGCATTctccttcaacttttcaaggGCCACAGCCTCTATCAGAATCTCCTGGTTTGACCCCAAGCTTAAGTTCTCTGCAATTTTCGCTAGTATTTCTGAGCTTGGTCCAACACTATCCACTTGATCCCTGATGGCTTCCCTAATGACAGATGATGTCTGTTCATATCCTACATGCTTAATTTTCTGCAAGCAGTGCTGCAATCAATCATACCAACTGTTAGATATCCAgaaatgtgaatttttttttagcgTTCTTTAAACtcataaatcaaatcaaaagaaCAGCTATTTATTTTCTAACATCTCAAAACTGTATAGGTCAGATGCCACCACTCTCCAATAGATGACTTCTCAAGTAAATCCACTTTGGTAATCATTGAGAGAATACGATATTATGCTTTATTAATAACACAATATGAAAATTACAAGCttcaaattaaagtaaaagctTCAAAAACTTTTGGTCATATATTACCTCCAGAGATGCTGAACTCAATTCATCAGGCAGATGCAGATGAGAACACTTCAAGAACTGGACTATCTCCAGGCTGGGATTTCGAATCTTCGATATTAATGACTCAACTTGCAGAACCTGTATATTAAGTAGAAGAAGATGGTTATTCAAGTACgattataagaaaatttctgttctatattttgtttttctaaaaaagcaCCCATCTATAGCAATTTTCCACCTGAATATGATTGAACATCTAGGAATCAGGTCTTGCGGCTATAGCTTATTCCAAAAGCTACACATTCACTAAATACTTCtatgaaaaacattataaacTAACAAGCAGGAAAAGgtgagaagaaaaagaacacATACATTTGACAAGTTATTGCATAACAATCAAGTGTAAAAGGCAACAACAATCTAAAACAATAACCTCACAAGAAAACTTCTTGTAATTGATCAAACCTTTACCATATCAGTAGTATGGTAAAGTTATGTTAAGCACTTCTTCCTGGCACAAGTGGACTAAAATCGCCAAGAGAACTTGCGAAATGAGGATAGAACTTATAACTTACAAAATAAACTTTACTCAAGAGGGGTTGCCAGCTATCACATTGCTCTCTCAGTTCTTCTATAGAGAGACCCAATCCTTCGAATGCCTTGATAAGCACTTCATCAGAAGTAACTTCTGAATCAATAATTGCATTCAGAATTGGCTTCAACAACTTTAGTATCTCTTCTGCTCTTTGGTAGTACTTCTGAACTGGTTCTGAGTTAATCTTCTCAAAAgacgataaatttaaaaatgaggAAATGTTACTAAGAAGTGCTTTTAACAAAGATATCTCCATCTGATCTGTgtcaataacaaaaaaaaaaggtcagaGAGACCACAAGAAAGAGAAACATAGGGGTAAAACTGATATCATAGGCAAGTTAGCATGAATAGAACAGATAATATCATCAAGTTTAATCAaatctcttttttatttgttaacattGAGCCTAACCAATTCATCAAGTTTCAAGCCCCACATGAGACATACTGATTTAGAACAAATGAAATCAATACTATTGCATTGAGATAACAAGATTTAGGCAAACATTTCATTAGGTATAAGTTTTCGCAAAACATTTAATGCTTTGAAGTTACCAGCCTGTCAGTAACTTCAAAGTAATAATGCCCTCTTAAAGTTCATGATAACTAGCCAACAGCCCATGTTATTTTAGATTCAACAAGTTTACCCCTCagttaaacatttttttttccatttactTAGATGTCATTCcagaatttcaaataattacGTCACAGGTGTGTGGCACAACAAAGAAAATACCAGAAAAAGGATCAGTTGTTTTCAAGGTAACAATCACCACTAGATCTGTTAGTATTTAGAAAATGGCATTTCATCAAAGAGCTTAACTGCTCAATGTTTTTGAACCAATCAAAGAAGATGTGACGAGCTAAAATGTCATCATTGAGCAAAACAGAATAAGGATGAAAGGAAGAATAGAGAAACTAAAGAAATAGTCAAAGAACATAGTGCTGAATAAGCCTCCAATACAAATCAGATTAGGTTGATTTAAACATAAATCACAAGGAACAATTGGAGAAAGCTAACAACCTAATTATTTTGGTTCAACAGATTCCCCTCTCAGCATTCAACTAAATCCAAAGTAAATCATCAGTGAACTCAGGCAATCACATATACTGCCTATGATAAATTCATTAACCAAACTGCATAAATTCATTGACCAAGTTTGAAGAAAAAAGTGAACCACGAAGGTCCAGATAAAGGACATTGTAATGTACATACCTGTTCTTGTAAACTCTGACAGCAAAATTCTTTCTCGTCAGTGATCCTTGGAAAACCATATTATTCCGTTAAACTGAAGAAACACCTTCTTAAACTCCATACCAAAACCTAGAAAAAGAACCACACAGATTCTTGAAATCTCAAATCCGCCAACTAGCAATCCTTATAGGGagccaaaattttaaagtaaagaataagattgaaaacaaataattatataagtaCATTGAAACTCTAAACCTTCAAATATAATACTTACCACCCAAAAACCCAATCAAATTACAACAAAGTTTCCTTTTAGAGTTTATTGTGCTGATAATCTTCCAAGTATCCATCAAAATGTTACTAAGGTAAACCTAAAAAGGTAATAGAAAAAAAACCAGCTCTCCACAGTTCATGTTAAACATAACATGATCCCCATTCACCCACCACAGACAAGGGAGTTAGCTGACTAATAGCAAGCCAAATTGTTCCCTGAAGTTCAGAGAAGATGAATGAAAGCCAAGGACTAATTGAAATTCCGTGACTGCTCCTTCAATGGAATTGTCTTTACCTCAGGACTTTGTAAGCTTCTGTAGCCTGTACAGTTACTCTCTACTAAAGCCCTAGTTTCTAGGAAATTCAAGTTAACTATTTGGATGTATTTTCCTATTTTCGGTAATCATTTGcggtttaattaaaattcaatccaGAGACatcaatatatttatgtacCTTATGGATTAGAATGAAGACAACATTGAAACAGAAACAAGAAGACTACAGTATTATTAGGATGCTGAAAATCAAAGGATATAAAGACCTTAACAAGAATtgcaaaataaacataaaatggtCCAACAACCACTCTCAAATTCCAGATGCTAAACAACATATGCTGCTAGATGGAAACTAGCACGGTAATAATGATACCAATAGATTTACCCAAATCATTACTTCAAAAACCTATCTCCAACTGGTTCCTTACGTCATTTACATggctttatattttaaaataactagcAAGTTCAAGAGAACAGAATAGTGAAACAacaacttaataaaatcatttttacaCGTTAATGATTCAGGCATACATACATATTGGCCTCCCAAtcatagaaaaaataatattaacctATGGAAGTGCAAGTTTAATCTGTTTCTTTTACACTTTTACAACagcaaaaacaaattaataactAAAGTTAACTCAAGAACCCCCTCAGACATTAAAATCTCATTTATCCAAAGACCTACATAGCCTTTAAAAATCATACTATCAAACAATATGGTCATACAGAAAGTAAATAGATCAAATGGGTTTTCTTATGGTTTGAAAATAACGAGGCCCAAAGAAGTAATTAGTCAAAACATTCAGAAATTGCAAGGAAATAAGAGAGACCTCAATCAAGATCTTTCAACAGTGTTATGGGTCTCTATGATCTTAACAAGGAACCCAAAAACGAAGCTTTGATTCTCTAACTTGTTAAGCAGGAACCCGGattcatatatcaaaattcaaagataaataaattcggaaaacataaaagaaattttcaaagctaacaagaaaaaaagaaaggaaggaaaggaaagcagaaagaaaaagaggaatTGGTACCTAAATGCAGCTTAGAGTTGTGGAATATTGgaatttctttcctttttttgatttttgtaagaagcagaatatattttaaaaagagcCCAGATTTCGCTATTATGTTGCTGCGCCTTCTggccttttttctttttctttttttctttacttctagcagtttttttttttttttggcactCTTTTTCGTGTTTCAATGGATTAAATATCTGGGGTTTAGTTAAAGTTTCTTTAATTGTTTGCTGTGATTACTTAGATAGAAAGGGTGGGACATTCTCGTCATTTCTGAATTTTCTTACGCATATTTTGACTGGATCTTGGGAACGGTACTACTGACAACCGCCAAAAGAGCCGGTTGCCGGTAGAAGTTCCTCAGTACAGAGATTTTATGGTATTCATAGCGCCGGTTGCCATTTTTTTCCGAATGAGAAAGTGCTTCAAACAAatgtgatttaaatttttaatgcttAACAATgctgtttaaaataaaataaaaatacttttaaaaaataaatctagtttaaatataatattgtaaaatcaaaattaaatttataaaagatgaaTCCCAAATTTAGATACCGTATTAACGGGTAAATTACATCCaaagtcattaaactattattaagtttacgttttagtcattcaacttcaaaaagttataaaatgatcattgaaccatcaaaagttttcatttaattcactgAGTTgtgattttttcatttaattcattcaGCTATTAAAACTACTGTTGTAAGGCTTTCTTTATTCGCACCGTGTGCACCAATCGAAAACTCTCATTCCCCTTCTCTTATCTAGTTTAgttttttcataaaacatctTTGAATATCACGAATATGCTAACCAACATCCAAACAATTTTCTTCTCTAATCCCTGACACTAACCGTCAAATCGATTTgaatctaaggtatgttcttctactcatcgATAGGAACTAATCCATCATACCGATTGTTGAATAGTCACTTAGAGTTcgttaatcatattaaaaaaataaaataaaacttaatagcccaataacttaaataaaaacttttgaattgtTCAActactattttgtaactttttaaagttgaataacCAAACTATAAACATACTAATAATTGAGTGGccttaaatgtaatttaccctaacttaaaatgtcaaaccttaattgattatttctaatttaaaaactaattattttGTATTACTTATGAGTTGAAAAACTACTTTGAAacttatttcatttcaaaaaaaataatctcattaaaatggtttagtaataattaattttatagcaCACCTaggtaaaaaaataatgtaaaaaatatatttattaaaattttatataaaaattaaatgatgtttAAAAGTTGCATAAATTGTGGTTTccattcaaattttattgaattataaaatataaaacaaaaacctcctcataatcatataatttattttgtaaaatattattttaataatttctcaattaaattatgttttgtaaaaaaatctttgaaaaattgaattaaaatccTGCACAACATAATAAAagtttcaatagaaaaaaatattataattggtATTAATTCCAAGTTGATACatcagaataataaataaacagtAAATACAAAAATTGAAAGTCAATGTTTGAAAACAGGTGTGGTCCGAACTCACTCGTAAGGCAAAATTGAAATTAGCATCCGTCAGTTTTGACCCATTAAAAAGTCTTGCTTTGGATGTTgcgtttatttaatttaatatcttttttcTTCTAGAAAGCAAAGAAAGCGAAGATTCCTCATCCAACAAAACTGTGGAGCAATGAATTGTATTGGGTGCAGAATCCATACCCCAAATCtgtctgaaaaaaaaaattctttctttCAGGGTTTTTTTAAGACTGCAGGGGTTGGAGTTCATGTTCTCTAGCTGCTCCATCAACCGGTTGATATGGAATCTGAGGCTGTCGTCTGCGACTCCATAGCCATATTCCAGAAGCGATTAATCCTGCAATAATAAACATCATAATACCCAAAAGAACCACCAGATACTGCCGCTGCCACCATGTTCTGtattattaaataaacaaatccatTTAGACCTTATATCAGCAAAAGTAAATGGAGCAAATCAAAATGGAGTTGGAATGGGTCATTAAATATATATCCTGCATTCATATATGCAAACTGTTTCTTATACAATACAACTATATGTTATGCCATTAGCACCAATGTACTAAACATAAGATCTACACCCTATAGAATGACGGCATTCACTGATCCAGCCATTATCACCAATTAACTATGTAAAAGATCTACACAGACACGAGAAGAGTGAGGGAATTCtggaaattataatttatagcCAGCCTTTCTTAATTCAGATCCATGCAAGAGTACGacgagaaagagagagagagaggtgGAAAAATACTGTTTCGAAGGAGGCTTCACTTCCCATTGCACCAACTGATAATTTCCCAAGTCATCAGGAAGCATCACACGATGTTCAGCAAGCCGAGATATTATATTCTGGAAGCAGGACTCATCAAACAAATAAACTGTAATCTTGTACATAAAAAGAAATGCAATGATCTAAAATGAGAACTTACTATTGCAGTAGTATTAGAAATGTAGGTTGCTGATCCTGAAGGGACTATGGACCATTTAATAAAAGATATGTTTCCTTCGGatgtaaaattcaataaatggACCTGAAATCATCCAAAAGTTTTCTTAATCCAATAAGGTGAAACCTAACCATAGACAGAAAAATCAACTTTTCAGCAAGATAGTTTGAAAATTCCTTCTGTATTTAACATgtaatttcacattaataatacataaattactGCCATAAAATGCTCCTGCTTTCGAAGATGGTAGTTGTTTAACCTGTGAACCATTAACGCCTAGCTCCTTAGCCATGAACTCAAGAAGCATGACAAGACGAGGCTTTAGATATGAGTGGTTGACGTTCAATGCCAAATCCAATGAAATTTCACCAATTTCAATTTCCCCTATTTATCAACAAGAAAATGTCACTATAGTATGACAATAGCACTTGGAAAGCATACTTTACAAAAATTTAGCATTTATGCATTTCAATCAAATGACCTGCAGAGCAGAGTTCTAACTTCTAACCCTGTGATAGGTCCTGGTATAACCATGGTTTACAGTACCTATAAGAGCATATATAGGTGATTCCTCAGGAGCTGATATAGGTGGCATTTCAAAGGTTGAATTTTCCTTCCCACTTGAAGATGATGGAGATGGAGATGGAGATGGAGATGGAAatggtgatggtgatggtgatggtgatggtgatggtgacggtgatggtgatggtgatggtgatggtgatggtgatggtgatggtgatggtgatggtgCACTGGTTACATGAAGCCTTTCCCATAGCTCAGAACAATTAGTCTTCCAGAAACCGATCTTTGAATCCTTGCGGTCATATGTAACAAGAGTATTCCGCACAATGATTCCTATTACAACAcgaaagaaaacaacaaaacagCAGTCTAACTAAAGCTTTGCCCAAGAAGATGGTCCCAGTTCCATCAAATTCCAATACTAAGACCCAGCAACCAAAAACAGTCTcatgaaaacttaaaatgaatAGCATCACAGAATACAGGTTATCTGAAATTAAACATACCTCCCAGAAGGGTAGTTGGGTCCATTCCATTTTGGAAGATCCCAAGGCAATATGCACCTTGTACCTTTGAATGCTTCATGAATAAGATGTAAGATAAGAGGAAAACCCCTAGTCATGTATTGAACATTGAGAACAGGGCAAAATACTTGACTGAATCAAATACAGTTATTGCTAAACCAACTTCAAGTATAACCTTAAGAAGGTTTCCTTGAGAAATAAAGAAGTTCAATCAACAGGAAAGCAATTACATTGTGAGAAGCTTACTCGAAACAAGTAATTCTCAGGTGTAAGCAACAATTTTTGCTGATTTTCAAATACCAGTTCAATTGTTGGAAAAGTTTTTGAGAGTTGAGAGACATCACTGAAGCAGAAAACAATATTAACTGTTAATATTACATAACTAATCATTTTATATAACAAGTAGAttacaaatatttcaaattttctgtTATGGTACATAATATAAGTAATACCTGCTAATACCAGAAAAGCATGTATCATTGTAACTTGGAACAGCGCCGCTAACCTGCTTTAAGCTATTAAGTTCCTTCATAATCTTCAATATAAAGATGCAAATATGAGATAGAGGGAAAAGAACAATCATAATcaagtttttaagtttaatagGTTAATCTATAAAGCATGTAGTCATCTCATGTAAATACGTAAAATTATTGGAATAAAGCTTCAATGATCCCCATATCAATGCCATCAAGGATGAagagtgaaaattttaagtcaCTTAGGCAGGAGAGAAAAACAGACTAGTGAGATTGCATTAATAGGcctaacaaaaattttaactacGATTAATTTATGGGAACAAAATCTTACAGTGTCCTTGAACGCCTCAAACACTGCTTCTGGAAAATATGCAAATGTCGTACCACTATCCAAAACAGTTCCAAACTTTCGATCAAAAACAGATGGGTCCAAATCTAGCTTCTTCCCGGCAACATGCATCTCTTTCAAGTCAATGTTGTAATATGGACTGTTTCCATCCCGAAACTAGAGTAAATGTGTGGGATGTATCGAATGTTTTTGTTAGGAAGTTGACGAGGTACTCTATCCTCTGAGATCAAAACGTTTACAGAACATACCTGCGTACAGGATCCGAATAACTGAAAATCATGTCTGATGGGGCGGATATACCACCAAGAACCATAGCGCCCCCACCAACATCCATTCCACCATAACATAATGAGAATGAATCGCTAATCACACCTTTCTCCACAAGCTGGTCAACAATGCTGAGATCACCGCGGCCCAATCCAATAATGCCGTCAGCATGTTGTCTGTAAAGCTCACCAGTTTCCTCAGTTTCACAACCAAAAACAATACGCTGGGGCGAAAGTTCACTTAGATTCCCAAATGAAATAACATCCTCAGCAAGGATACCGCTGGTGACACTCATTTCAGCATACTGTCTTTCATATATACATTGATCCCTGTCTTTGTCGCAATTGCAATCCAAATTGCATTTTACAGGTTGGTAAGTACTGGACAACTCGGGTTGAAACTTTGGGTCCTGATATAAACATATCAGAAACCTATTAGCTTGACCACCTAAGAAGGTTTTGTTGAGCCAGCATGATTAAAACTTTCGCTGCAAATCATTAAGGCTGCATTGCTACGTGCTTTTTCTGTCCCACAAAAATTGCTATAAACAAATAGTTCGATTTTGCATATTAAcatatgtaaaaaattattatatatgtaaaagctgtaattttttacatttaacttcttttttctttttttaaaaaaccatcCCTTGTTTTTGCTTCTAAAAGAAGATGCAATCAACGACCAAATAGAGCCTAGAATCGAATATCTAAATAAGTAGAGTAATGGCTAAAGAAATGAGATAGGAGTTTTTCTACTCTCTAGCCCTAATATGCTCGGAATACACTAATTACCTGAGATTGGGAATATGATTTTAAAGATTTGGATTCTAATTCTTTTCAATtgaaatgcatatttatattagctgaaggttaaaatatgctattagTCCATGTATTCatccaaaatttgagatttagtcatgtactttaaaagttaaaattatacctcctatttttaatttaaaattctagtctaatcattatattttataatttctattaaatttgtCAAC
This genomic window contains:
- the LOC105803983 gene encoding aspartic proteinase 36, whose product is MAWPLVNLTVAFFFLIFLLSQSCLSISLPLLLPPPHPRARPAMVLPLFPSPKNTSTTFPDSSHRLLRSDSNSSHPYARMRLYDNLLSRGYYSTVLWIGTPPQRFALIVDTGSTVTYVPCAMCEKCGTHQDPKFQPELSSTYQPVKCNLDCNCDKDRDQCIYERQYAEMSVTSGILAEDVISFGNLSELSPQRIVFGCETEETGELYRQHADGIIGLGRGDLSIVDQLVEKGVISDSFSLCYGGMDVGGGAMVLGGISAPSDMIFSYSDPVRSPYYNIDLKEMHVAGKKLDLDPSVFDRKFGTVLDSGTTFAYFPEAVFEAFKDTIMKELNSLKQVSGAVPSYNDTCFSGISSDVSQLSKTFPTIELVFENQQKLLLTPENYLFRHSKVQGAYCLGIFQNGMDPTTLLGGIIVRNTLVTYDRKDSKIGFWKTNCSELWERLHVTSAPSPSPSPSPSPSPSPSPSPSPSPSPSPSPSPFPSPSPSPSPSSSSGKENSTFEMPPISAPEESPIYALIGEIEIGEISLDLALNVNHSYLKPRLVMLLEFMAKELGVNGSQVHLLNFTSEGNISFIKWSIVPSGSATYISNTTAINIISRLAEHRVMLPDDLGNYQLVQWEVKPPSKQTWWQRQYLVVLLGIMMFIIAGLIASGIWLWSRRRQPQIPYQPVDGAAREHELQPLQS